The sequence TGGTTCAAGCGAAGGTAAAATAAGACAAAAACTACTAGATGAAAACTTACTTGATGGAGTCATTGGCTTACCTGCAAATCTCTTTTATGGCACTTCTATACCTACTTGTATAATGGTTTTTAAGAAAAATAGAAAAAACAAAGATGTATTTTTTATAGATGCAAGTAAAGAATTTGAAAAAGAAAAAAATCAAAACAAGCTTAGTGATGAGATTATAGAAAAAATTTCACAAACTTATCAAAATAGAAAAAATGTAGATAAATACGCTTATTTAGCAAGCTTAGATGAGATACAAGAAAATGACTATAACTTAAACATTCCTCGATATGTAGACACTTATGAGGAGGAAGAAGAGATAGATATAGAACAAACTAAGCAAAATATAGCAAATTTAGAAAATGAGTTAAAAGATATAAAAAATCAAATGAATGAGTATTTAAAAGAGCTTGGGTTATGAGTGAAATAGTAATTTATGAAGATGGTCAAATTTCTTTAAATGTATCATTAGAAGATGAAAGCGTTTGGTTATCTCAAAAACAGATGGCTGATTTGTTTCATAAAAATGTAAGAACAATAAATGAGCATATAATAAATATATTCAAAGAGGGTGAGCTGGAAAAAAAAGCAGTTATCCGGAATTTCCGGATAACTGCTGATGACGGTAAAAGGTATCTTACAAATTTATATAATCTAGATGTTGTTATCTCTGTTGGATATAGGGTAAAGTCCAAAGAAGGAACTAAATTTCGTATCTGGGCTACAAAAGTTTTAAAAGATTATCTTTTAAAAGGATATGCTTTAAATCAAAAAATACTAAATAGACAAAAGATTACTGAATTAAATAAAACACTAAATTTAATCAAAAATTCAATAAACCAAGCAAATCTCATACAATCAAAAGGTTTCATTGAAATTATATCAAAATATGCAAAAAGCTGGGCATTGTTGCAAGGATATGATACTCAAAGCTTAAAAGAAATGGCTCAAACAAATATCAACAACTTTATACTTGATTACAATGAAGCCAAAAAAGCAATTGATGAGTTTAAAAAAGAACTTATAAAAAAAGGGGAAGCTTCAAATTTATTTGGACAAGAAAAAGCAGATGAACTAAAAGGAAATATTTTAAATATATATCAGACATTTCAAGGACTTGAACTCTTACCATCTGTAGAACAAAAAGCAGCGAATTTACTCTACTATATAGTAAAAGGACACCCATTTATAGACGGGAACAAAAGAATAGGTGCTTATCTTTTTATATTATTTTTAGATAAAAACAAAATACTTTATAAAAACGATAACGAATTAAAGATTAATGATAACGCACTAGCTTCATTAACCATTTTAATAGCCACCTCAAAACCAGAATCTAAAGATATAATTATAAAATTAATATTAAATATATTATATGATGGAGAGAGTGATGATAAGATATAAAGAATTTGGAGTGCTTTTCCTTGCGGATACTCGCCTAATTCATGGCGATAAAGCCTCCAAATTGAGTAATTATACCGCAAAGTTTATAAAAGGATAATTTTTGATACAAAAAGGTTATAAAAAAACAAAGATTGGCATTATTCCTGATAATTGGGAAGTTGTTAAGTTGAGGGAAGTATTTGAAAAATCATTTTATGGAATTTCATCTGCCACAAAAAATATTGGAAAATACCCTGTTTTAAAAATGAATAATATGCAAAATGGATCACTTTCTATAGATAATTTATCTTATATAGATTTAGAAGATACGGATTTTAAAAAATATAAATTACAAAAAGGTGATATTTTATTAAACAGAACAAATAGCTCCGAATTGGTTGGAAAAATTTCTTTATTTAATTTAGATGGCGATTATCTTACGGCTTCTTATATAGTTACTTATAGACCAAATAAAAATATATTAAATTCAATTTTTATAAATAATATATTAAACACAACTTTATTTCAAACAAAAATAAAAAATATTTCAACAAAAGGTGTAAGTCAGTCAAATATAAACCCTACATCATTTAAGAAAAAAATAATTATACCACTACCACCATTAAAAGAGCAAGAAAAAATAGCTAAAATTTTAACTCTTTGGGATAGTGCTATCTTAAAACAATCAAATTTGATAGATGAAAAAGAAAATTTCAAAAAAGCACTTATGCAAAGGCTGTTAAGTGGTAAAACCCACTTTCCTGAATTTAAAGATAATTGGAAAGAAGTAAGATTAGGTGAAATTTTTAAAGAATATGCTGAATTTAACAATTTAAATTTAAAACAATATACTATTGGAAAAAATGGCATAAATGAAATAAAGGATTATAAATATAATACAAAAAAACATAAAATTTTTAAAAAAAATGATTTAATTATAGGTCTAGGTGTGAATGAAGTGAACACAAATATTTTTATTGAAAATGGTTGTTGTAGTCCTATTTATAGAACATATTCAATAAATATTAATTTAATAAAACCAATATTTTCATATTATTATTTACCGAGAGCTTTAAATTTCATCAAACACCTTATTAGTAAAAAATCAACTAGAAGAGAATTTGAATTTGATGGAAAAGAATTTATAAAACAAAATATAAAACTTCCATCATTAAAAGAACAAGAAAAAATAGCAAAAATTTTAACCCTTTGCGATGATGAGATAAATTTACTTAAACAGGAATTAGAAAATTTAAAAGAACAAAAACAAGGCTTAATGCAAAAACTACTAAGCGGAAAGGTGAGAGTATGATTAAATTTTTCTTAAATTTATCTTCTTTTTTATGGGTAATATTGTTGTATGTATTAGATAAAAATATTTTTAATTTGTATTCTTCTGAATTTTTAATATTTTTAATAATTTTTATATCTATTAACATTATTTCTATTGGTTTAATAAAAAAACATACAAATTTCTTAGATGGAACACAAGAAATATCTAAAATTTATCCAGCATATAATGAACATATGCCAGCATTTTTTGCTATATGTGTAGTTGCTTTTAGCTTAAAAAATATAAATGAATACAATTTAATATTTTTCTTTAGTATTGTTTTTATATTATTTATTATTTTTTGTATAAATAATGTAGGTTATTTAAATCCAACTTTGTATTTATTTGGATATAGAATTTATAGAGCAGAAACAAAAAATAATAATTTGATTATAATAATGAATTACAAAACAGATTATAAAAAAAAGAAATTAGAACACAATAGTTTTATTCAATTAGATGAACACACTTATTTAATACCAAACACTACTAAAAAGGAAAAATGATGGGAAGTTTAATCGCTTTTGGAAAAAAATCATATAAAATTAAATTTCAAGAAGAAAATTTAAACCTATTAAAAGAAAAAAATGAATATTTTTTTAATGCAACATTGCCAGATAAAGATTGTTTAATATCATTTAAGGATAATATTGTATATAAACTAGAAGATGATGAATGGTATTTTATTCAATACAATAACTCAGATATAATAAATACAATATATGATAATTTTAATAATTATTTAGATTTGACAATGTTAAATAAAGAATATATGAAAGAAGTTGATTTTTTTATCTATTTAGCAAAAGAAAACAATAAAGCAATAATAAACACTCAAAGAGTATATGCAAGTAAAATTCTAAAAACTCGCTCATTTATGAACTTTTTTAATGATTCAATCAAATATGAATATTTTGAAGATGTTGTAGAAATTAAAGACAGTAAAGATTTGATTATAGATATAAATAATAAAACTATTTATTTCAAAAAATTTGAAATATTAAAACGGTTAGATGATAATTTTACAGAATATTACAAAGAAGCTTCTAAAGAAGAATTAGAATATTTTCAAAACAATTTATCTAGCAACATTTCACTATTTAATATGAAAAATGATTTTACAATAGGAATAAGAAATAGCAAGAAAATTAAGTATATAATAGATAATAAAATTTTAAATAAATTTACAAATAAAACAGAAGAGTTAAAAGAGTATATAAAAACTTATCCAATGATATTAAAAGATTTTAATGCAAATGAAGACTTTACAAATTTAATAGCAACAAATGACAAACAATTAAAACATATTTTAGGAATTTTAGAAGAATGTTATTCTACTACACCTATAACCAAAGAAGCTAGAGTTTCAAATTCATATAAAAAACTTTAATTTCAAAGGAAACTCAAAATGAATCCAAACATATCATCAGAAAGAGCTTTACAAGACAATGTTATAAAATTATTAAAGTCTATGGGGTATACATTTATAAGCAAAGAAGAAAACATCAAGCTAAGAGATGGAAAGCTTGGTGAAGTAGTTTTTAAAGATATACTTTCAAAACAACTTCAAAAACTAAATTCATTTGAATATAATGGCACAAAATACCCATTTTCAGCTAAAAACATAAAAAAAGCTATAGATGATTTAAATGAACCATTAAATCAAGGGCTAATGAGTGCTAACCAAAAGATAAGCGAGCAACTTATATATGGAAACTCTTATCAAGAAGATCTTGGAAATGGTATCAAAAAAAGCTTTTCTTTTAAATATATAGATTTTGAAAATGTGGAAAACAATATTTTTCATTTTACGGAAGAATTTGCAGTATCAAGAGGTATAAAAACGGAGTATGAAAAAACAAGAAGACCTGATATTGTGCTATTTATAAACGGAATTCCTTTTGGGGTGATTGAACTTAAAAAATCAAGCATATCAAGCGATGAGGGTATATCTCAAATGCTAAGAAACCAAAAACAAGGAGAGATACAAGAACTTTTCAAATACATTCAGATAACACTTGCTGGAAATAGCTACTCACCACAATATGCCACAACTGGCACTTTAGCAAAATTTTATGCAACTTGGGAAGAAGATGTTGGCTTAGAAATAAACAAATTAGTAGTAAACAGAACTCCTAGCAAACTTGATAGCACTATATACTCTTTGTTTGATAAAAATAGAGTAATAAAGCTTTTGCACTCTTTTATAGTTTTTGATGGAAAGATTAAAAAAATAGCAAGATACCAGCAATTTTTTGCCATAGAAGAAATTATGAAAAAGATTAATGTTTTGGATAATGTAGGTAAAAGAGAAGGTGGGCTTATTTGGCATACACAAGGTAGTGGAAAATCTTTAACAATGGTAATGTTAACAAGAGTGATAAAAAGAGAAATAGCAAATTCAAAAATTATCCTAGTAACTGATAGAACCGATTTAGACGAACAAATTCATAGTAATTTTATATCTACAGACATAGAAACACAAAGGGCAAAAAGTGGGCAAGATTTGATAAGTTTGATAAAAAGTGGAAACCCTGTTATCACAACTTTGGTGCATAAATTTGAAACTGCTTTAAAAAACAAGGTGGTTATAAATGAGCCAAATGTATTTTTGTTAGTTGATGAATCACATAGAACTCAAAGTGGAGATTTGCATAAAGCTATGAAAAAAACTTTTCCACTTTCTTGCTACATAGGCTTTACAGGAACTCCACTTATGAAAAAAGAAAAAAGCACCATAGCTAAATTTGGTGGACTTATACATAAATACACCATTGATCAAGCCATAAAAGATAAGGCTGTTTTACCTTTGCTTTATGAGGGGCGACTAGCTAGTCAATGGGTTAGCGATGAACTTGGATTGCAAAGAAAATTTGAAATAATCTCAAAAGATTTAAGTGATGAGCAAAAAAGAGATTTGTCAAACAAATGGGCGAGATTTCAAAAACTAGCTTCAAGTGAGCAAAGGTTAGAGCTTATTGCATTTGATATAAATACTCATTTTAAAAACAATTTAAAAGGCACAGGGCTAAAAGCAATGTTAGCAACAAGTAGCAAATTTGAAGCCATAAAATACCACAAAATTTTTGAAGAATTAGGCGATGTAAAAACAAGATTTGTAATCTCAGCTCCTGACACTAGAGAGGGCAACGACGATGATAGTAACAAAGCCTTTATAAATGAAGAGTGGAACAAAGTAATGCAAATTTATGGAAGCGAATATGAGTATTTGAAAAAAGTAAAAAATGAATTTATAAATGGTGATGAAATTGATATTTTAATAGTGGTAGATAAGCTTTTAACTGGCTTTGATGCCCCAAATGCAACGGTTTTATATATAGATAAAGAGTTAAAAGAACACAATCTTTTACAAGCAATAGCAAGAGTAAATAGGCTTTATGATGGCAAGGATTTTGGATTTATAATTGATTATAGAGGCTTGCTTGGAAATCTTGATAAGGCATTAACTTCTTATTCATCATTAGATGTTTTTGATGAGCAAGATTTAATAGGAGCAGTTATAGACATAAAAGATGAAATAGCAAGACTAAAAACATTTTATTCTCATTTAGAAGAGCTTTTTAAAAGCATAGAAAACAAAAACGATCAAGAAAGCTATGAAGTATTTTTAGCCAACAAGGAAAAAAGAGATGACTTTTATAAGTATTTATCAAACTATGCTAGAGCATTAAAGTTGGCTTTATCAAGTTATAAAATAGATGAAATTTTTAGTTTAGATGAAATAGATAATTATAAATCTAAAATGAAATTTTACGCAAATTTAAGAGCAAGTGTAAAGATACGATATCATGAAGTTGTTGATTTTGGTAAGTATGAAAAGCAAATGCAAAAACTTCTTGACACTTACATAAGTGCTGATGATGTAATGCAGCTAACAAAACTAGTAAATATTTTTGATGAAGAATTTGATAGCGAGATAGAAAGAGTGGTAGGAGATAATGCAAAAGCTGATGCGATTTTAAGTGCTGTAACAGCTGTTGTAACAGAAAAAAAGGAGTCCAATCCAGCTTTTTATGAAAAAATAGCACAAAAAATAAAAGAGATACTAGAGCAATACAAAGAAAACAGACTCACAGAAGAAGAAAAGCTAAAAAATGCAAAAGATATAAGAGCAATGCTTACAAACCAAAAACTAAACAAAGACAACTACCCAGATACAATCAAAAACAAAAAAGGAGCTATAGCTTTTTATGATAATATGTCCGATTTTTTGAGTGAGATAGTAAAAAAAGATGAAAAAATTTTAGAAGAATTTACACTAAAGCTTGATGAAATTTTTAAAGAGGTAGCAAAAAAGCCTGATTGGAAAAACAATAACGATGTAAAAGATCAGATAGAAAAGCAAATTTATGATATATTATGGGATTTAGAGGATACTTATAATGTGAAGCTTAAAAACAGCGAAGAGATAGTAGGAAAGCTAAGAAACATTGGAATTAATAACTATGAGTAATGTTCAAATCATAAAAAAAGATATTAAAAATATCACATTAAAAGTAAAACCTAGTTGTGAAGTGATACTAACTGTGCCACTTAATACAGACAATAGGCATATTTTATATATTTTAGAAAAAAGAAAAGATTGGATAGATAAAAAGGTTGATTTTTTCAAATCATATAATAAGATAGAAAACAAAGAGTATGTAAGTGGCGAGAGTTTTTACTACAAAGGTAAAGCTTATAGGCTAAAAATAATACAATCAGATAATGAAAAAGTTAAGCTTTTAAGGGGTTATATTCAAATTTTCATAAAAGATAAAACAGATAAAGCTAAAAAAGAAAAAATGCTTAATGTTTGGTATATGAAAAAATCAAAAGAGTATTTTAACCAAATTCTAAATCAATATCTGCCAATAGTAAAAAAAGATATAAAAAGTATCAAGATACGCAAAATGAAAACAAGATGGGGTTCTTGTAATCCAAAAAAAGGTTATATAAATTTAAATTTTGATTTAATAAAAAAACCAAAAGAGTGCGTTGAATATGTAATTTTTCATGAACTAGTTCATCTTGTACACCCAAATCATAGCAATAAATTTTACAACTTTTTATACACTTATATGCCTGATTGGAAAAAAAGAAAGGATAAGTTAGAATATAAATAAATCTTCTGTTTTATCTAATTTATAAATTAAAAATTACTTAGAAACTAGATAGTCCTGTTTCCTCTTGGATGAGATAAAGTAGCTTTTTAAAAGTGCTTTTTTCTCTATATTTTTCATACTTAGCTGTATAAATTCCGCCTTTATTGTTCCAAATTTTATCATAGTAATTTAAAATTTTCTCTACCTCTTCACTATTTTTATCTAAATATATTGCTATGTTTGCCTCTAAGTTTAAATCCCCTATATTTCGTCTAGTATAATTTGCAGAACCGCCTATAATTCTAACTTTTTCGCCCTGCTCTATTATTATGAATTTACTGTGATATTGCTCACCTTTTGTCTCATACCACCTTATTTCTATGTTCTTTTTTGCCATAAGTTCGTTTGCTACAGGTTTGTTTGGAATTCCTATCTTTTTTCTACCAAAGGCATCTTTGTTGATATCTAAGATAATTTGTATCAAGACTCCCCTATCAGAGGCTTTTTTAAGAGATTTTATTATGTCTCTATCAGAGAGATAAAACATTCCAATTTTAATCTTATTATCTAAATTTGTAGAATTTATGCGATTTAAAATTTCCTCTTTTATCTTGCCTTCTGTGATGAATTTCATCTGAGTTTTACCAGATGTTTGGGTGTTTGGATGAAATTTGCTCACCATATCCATATTAGCATTTGACAGACGCATTATCCCTTTTTCTGAGGTTAAAATGTCTTCTAAAATAGCTCCATCAACCTTGAAAGCTATATTTGAGTGAAAAAATGAACCATCATGTGGATTTGCTGAGGATATTATGGCATTTTTTTCATTCATAATAATTTTTCTATGATTTGCTTTAAGATTAAAAAGCTCTAAATATGAAGCAAGAGAGATATTTGGTTTATCTGGATCAAATGCATTTTTAAAAATTCCATTTTTTGAGTTTGGAAACCAAGAAAAATATGGGCGGTAATAGCTTGAATACAATGCATTTGAATCTCTAAGTTTGAAAAGATTTGTTACCACAACTTGAACTCCAACTTTTTTTAGCTCTTCAATATGTTTAGGAACATACGAGCCATAAGCAAAATTTATAGGATCTGTTATCAAAATTATAGGCAAATTTAGGTTTAATCTCTTTTTTTCAAGAAGTGCATCTGTTAAATTTTTTGAAATTTCAGGAAAAACATTGTTAAGATTTCTATCGTAGTCATCGTTAAACAAAAAATAGTCAATCAAAATAAACTTATTTGACTCTTTTATGAGTTTAAAAATTTCTGTAAAAATCTCTTGATCATATGCCCTTTTTCCATCTTTTTCATAAGTTAAATCACTTAAAAAAGTAAAATTTCCAATTCTTGCATAGCCTTCAAAAGATGTGCCACTAGGCATTGGTTTTAGAGTATTAAAGAAAAGTACAAAAAGCGGAATAAGAATAAATATAATGAGTTTAATTTTTAATTTCTTAATCATTAAATAATGATAACATATTTAACACTAAACTACACTATTTGAATAGTATAAATTTTCTCTTATTGAACTGTTTTAAAACGATTTAATTTTCTTAAATACAATTTAAAATAATTAATTTACATTAAAGGATTGGGATGAAAAAAATTGTTTTATTTAGTTTAGTATTAGCAGGTTTTTTACAAGCACAGATGATGGAAGTGTATAAATCTCCATCTTGCGGATGTTGCTCACAATGGGAAGCTGTTATGAATAAAAATGGCTTTAAAACTAAAGAAATTTTAAAAGAAAACATAATAGAGGTTAAAAAAGAGTTCAATGTTCCATTAGAACTATCTTCTTGCCATACAGCTATAATTGATGGTTATGTTGTAGAAGGGCATGTCCCAGCAAGAGAAGTAAAAATACTACTTGAAAAGAAACCAAAAGATGTTATAGGAATAAGCGCACCAGGAATGCCACTTGAAAGCCCAGGAATGGAGCAAGGAAGCACCCCAGAAACTTATAATATAGTTGCATTTAAAAAAGATGGAACACAAGAGATCATAGCTACATATATCGGCAGTAAAAAGATAAGATAATTAACTACTTCACATAAGCCAAGTGGCTTATGTGATTTAACACTTTTATATCACTCTAAAAGCACCTAAAAATAAAATTTAAAACACTATAAAATAATACTTTTACATATATATAAGCCCAGGTGAAGAAACCAAAGAGTGTCAAAAAAAAATAAAAAAATGCAAAAAATATTTAAAATTCACTCTTTTAAATTAAAATAATAATCTTAGCCAAGTTACAAATAATATAAACTTGGCTATCTGCTTACTTACCTCCTA is a genomic window of Campylobacter blaseri containing:
- a CDS encoding DUF411 domain-containing protein; this encodes MKKIVLFSLVLAGFLQAQMMEVYKSPSCGCCSQWEAVMNKNGFKTKEILKENIIEVKKEFNVPLELSSCHTAIIDGYVVEGHVPAREVKILLEKKPKDVIGISAPGMPLESPGMEQGSTPETYNIVAFKKDGTQEIIATYIGSKKIR
- a CDS encoding restriction endonuclease subunit S produces the protein MIQKGYKKTKIGIIPDNWEVVKLREVFEKSFYGISSATKNIGKYPVLKMNNMQNGSLSIDNLSYIDLEDTDFKKYKLQKGDILLNRTNSSELVGKISLFNLDGDYLTASYIVTYRPNKNILNSIFINNILNTTLFQTKIKNISTKGVSQSNINPTSFKKKIIIPLPPLKEQEKIAKILTLWDSAILKQSNLIDEKENFKKALMQRLLSGKTHFPEFKDNWKEVRLGEIFKEYAEFNNLNLKQYTIGKNGINEIKDYKYNTKKHKIFKKNDLIIGLGVNEVNTNIFIENGCCSPIYRTYSININLIKPIFSYYYLPRALNFIKHLISKKSTRREFEFDGKEFIKQNIKLPSLKEQEKIAKILTLCDDEINLLKQELENLKEQKQGLMQKLLSGKVRV
- the rhuM gene encoding Fic family protein gives rise to the protein MSEIVIYEDGQISLNVSLEDESVWLSQKQMADLFHKNVRTINEHIINIFKEGELEKKAVIRNFRITADDGKRYLTNLYNLDVVISVGYRVKSKEGTKFRIWATKVLKDYLLKGYALNQKILNRQKITELNKTLNLIKNSINQANLIQSKGFIEIISKYAKSWALLQGYDTQSLKEMAQTNINNFILDYNEAKKAIDEFKKELIKKGEASNLFGQEKADELKGNILNIYQTFQGLELLPSVEQKAANLLYYIVKGHPFIDGNKRIGAYLFILFLDKNKILYKNDNELKINDNALASLTILIATSKPESKDIIIKLILNILYDGESDDKI
- a CDS encoding M48 family metallopeptidase; this encodes MELITMSNVQIIKKDIKNITLKVKPSCEVILTVPLNTDNRHILYILEKRKDWIDKKVDFFKSYNKIENKEYVSGESFYYKGKAYRLKIIQSDNEKVKLLRGYIQIFIKDKTDKAKKEKMLNVWYMKKSKEYFNQILNQYLPIVKKDIKSIKIRKMKTRWGSCNPKKGYINLNFDLIKKPKECVEYVIFHELVHLVHPNHSNKFYNFLYTYMPDWKKRKDKLEYK
- a CDS encoding phospholipase D-like domain-containing protein, with the translated sequence MIKKLKIKLIIFILIPLFVLFFNTLKPMPSGTSFEGYARIGNFTFLSDLTYEKDGKRAYDQEIFTEIFKLIKESNKFILIDYFLFNDDYDRNLNNVFPEISKNLTDALLEKKRLNLNLPIILITDPINFAYGSYVPKHIEELKKVGVQVVVTNLFKLRDSNALYSSYYRPYFSWFPNSKNGIFKNAFDPDKPNISLASYLELFNLKANHRKIIMNEKNAIISSANPHDGSFFHSNIAFKVDGAILEDILTSEKGIMRLSNANMDMVSKFHPNTQTSGKTQMKFITEGKIKEEILNRINSTNLDNKIKIGMFYLSDRDIIKSLKKASDRGVLIQIILDINKDAFGRKKIGIPNKPVANELMAKKNIEIRWYETKGEQYHSKFIIIEQGEKVRIIGGSANYTRRNIGDLNLEANIAIYLDKNSEEVEKILNYYDKIWNNKGGIYTAKYEKYREKSTFKKLLYLIQEETGLSSF
- a CDS encoding type I restriction endonuclease subunit R gives rise to the protein MNPNISSERALQDNVIKLLKSMGYTFISKEENIKLRDGKLGEVVFKDILSKQLQKLNSFEYNGTKYPFSAKNIKKAIDDLNEPLNQGLMSANQKISEQLIYGNSYQEDLGNGIKKSFSFKYIDFENVENNIFHFTEEFAVSRGIKTEYEKTRRPDIVLFINGIPFGVIELKKSSISSDEGISQMLRNQKQGEIQELFKYIQITLAGNSYSPQYATTGTLAKFYATWEEDVGLEINKLVVNRTPSKLDSTIYSLFDKNRVIKLLHSFIVFDGKIKKIARYQQFFAIEEIMKKINVLDNVGKREGGLIWHTQGSGKSLTMVMLTRVIKREIANSKIILVTDRTDLDEQIHSNFISTDIETQRAKSGQDLISLIKSGNPVITTLVHKFETALKNKVVINEPNVFLLVDESHRTQSGDLHKAMKKTFPLSCYIGFTGTPLMKKEKSTIAKFGGLIHKYTIDQAIKDKAVLPLLYEGRLASQWVSDELGLQRKFEIISKDLSDEQKRDLSNKWARFQKLASSEQRLELIAFDINTHFKNNLKGTGLKAMLATSSKFEAIKYHKIFEELGDVKTRFVISAPDTREGNDDDSNKAFINEEWNKVMQIYGSEYEYLKKVKNEFINGDEIDILIVVDKLLTGFDAPNATVLYIDKELKEHNLLQAIARVNRLYDGKDFGFIIDYRGLLGNLDKALTSYSSLDVFDEQDLIGAVIDIKDEIARLKTFYSHLEELFKSIENKNDQESYEVFLANKEKRDDFYKYLSNYARALKLALSSYKIDEIFSLDEIDNYKSKMKFYANLRASVKIRYHEVVDFGKYEKQMQKLLDTYISADDVMQLTKLVNIFDEEFDSEIERVVGDNAKADAILSAVTAVVTEKKESNPAFYEKIAQKIKEILEQYKENRLTEEEKLKNAKDIRAMLTNQKLNKDNYPDTIKNKKGAIAFYDNMSDFLSEIVKKDEKILEEFTLKLDEIFKEVAKKPDWKNNNDVKDQIEKQIYDILWDLEDTYNVKLKNSEEIVGKLRNIGINNYE